From a region of the Puniceicoccaceae bacterium genome:
- a CDS encoding GreA/GreB family elongation factor, which produces MKPIYLCKEDHQTLTQLLNILSNRSSKNGQTFDRLKAELERAVVMDRSAISDKVVRLNSRFRIRNLDEDRVEEWTLCLPNEADYERRRLSVLAPIGSAVIGFAEGDTIEWETPGGLCHLRLESVIAGEKELIPGLDLA; this is translated from the coding sequence ATGAAACCCATTTACCTTTGCAAAGAAGATCATCAAACCCTTACACAACTCCTGAACATTCTCAGCAATCGTTCATCCAAAAACGGCCAAACGTTTGACCGGCTGAAGGCTGAACTCGAACGAGCGGTCGTGATGGACCGTTCCGCAATCTCGGACAAGGTTGTTCGCCTGAATTCCCGATTCCGCATTCGGAACCTCGATGAGGACCGGGTTGAGGAGTGGACGCTGTGTTTGCCCAACGAAGCTGACTATGAACGCAGGCGTCTCTCCGTGCTCGCACCGATCGGTTCGGCCGTAATCGGTTTTGCCGAAGGCGATACCATCGAGTGGGAAACGCCAGGAGGACTTTGCCATTTGCGACTCGAAAGTGTCATTGCCGGAGAAAAAGAGCTGATTCCAGGACTCGATCTCGCATAG